A single Cottoperca gobio chromosome 5, fCotGob3.1, whole genome shotgun sequence DNA region contains:
- the tspo gene encoding translocator protein → MWLSMLGMTALPHVGGLCGGYITRKEVKTWYPTLQKPSWRPPNAAFPIVWTCLYTGMGYGSYLVWKELGGFTEDALVPLGLYGLQLALNWIWTPIFFGAHKLKLGLMNIVLLTGVVGATMVSWYPISRTATLLMAPYLSWLCIATSLNYCIWRDNSEEKEE, encoded by the exons ATGTGGCTGTCCATGCTCGGGATGACCGCCCTGCCGCACGTGGGAGGGCTCTGCGGCGGTTACATCACACGCAAAGAGGTGAAGACCTGGTACCCGACCCTGCAGAAACCCTCATGGCGCCCACCAAATGCAGCATTCCCTATAGTGTGGACATGTCTGTATACAGGCATGGG CTATGGCTCCTACCTGGTGTGGAAAGAGCTGGGTGGTTTCACTGAGGATGCACTGGTTCCACTGGGACTTTATGGGCTGCAGCTCGCTCTGAACTGGATCTGGACTCCCATCTTCTTTGGTGCTCACAAGCTGAAATTG GGACTCATGAATATCGTGCTTCTCACTGGGGTCGTCGGAGCCACCATGGTGTCTTGGTATCCCATCAGCCGCACTGCCACACTGCTGATGGCGCCCTACCTGTCCTGGTTGTGCATTGCCACCTCACTCAACTACTGCATATGGAGAGACAACagtgaggagaaagaagagtAG